The region tacaaataaatgTGTGCACGCACACACAAACTTGTACtatagttaaaatgttttaccatgaaatgtaatttttaatctaGCAGTGAGTAATAatctgaataaattaaattgcattCCAATATATCAGTGAAATTTATTTTCtctgaatgttttttttcctttaactGGTTTATTCTAACAAACACAAATATTGTTTGCTACAAGcaattaatatttaagtttgaaGTTATctgaaaacaaagaatattgtAGAAGGGAAAGAAAATTGTTGACAGGAGTCTTAGATAAGGAAACTAgataagtaaaagtttttagtgcatgaaaaaacaaatacagTAAAGGGATGCAACTTTGCTTAATAATGAGTCAAATGAGAATGAAATTTGGTTGACAGAACTAGAGATTCTAGCTTGTTTTGGCTGCAAccataatttttctttgttttaggtgccccaagaagttctTATGGTTTTTCACAGAGCACTGCAGAAGAGCATTTGAAATGAAGTTCTTACCTTCTTAaccgatgttataaaacttacaCAGAGTTGGAGTTGAACTATGAACTCGCTTCTGACGCGAGTGCTAACCACTGAGCTACAGCTGCTCATGACAAAGGATAGTGGCTTAAGTTTTGGCTgaaagagcaggtccaactagaTACAATATGCCTTAGGACTGTCAAGAAAAGAAAgagcatatttaaaataaataaaatgacatcagtattccatacagggacaaataagagttttataaaattagagaatagaatccggcATAAGAGCATggtgagcacaataaagagaggCAACCTTAGCAGGTGGTAACTCAGCAATTGATTGTAGTCATAGTTCCCTTGAGAGGTCTGTAGTAAAAGATAATCAAAGGTGTAAAGTAGAGGACTCAGTATGCAtgtatctatctatatatatatatatatatatatatatatatatatatatatatatatatatatatatatatatatatatatgcatacatgtGTACAtaaatgcatacatatatatacatgtatacatgcatacatttatatgtatgtatatatgcacgtatatatatatatatatatatatatatatatatatatatatatatatatatatatatatatattcagtacttttattttttatgtcaactatatatatatatatatatatatatatatatatatatatatatatatatatatatatatattcagtacttttattttttatgtcaactatatatatatatatatatatatatatatatatatatatatatatatatatatatatatatatatatatatatatatatatatatatatatatatatatatatatatataaattagtaaaaacacttatctaatttttgatTTCTTCTACACTGtgtttcaccatcagtaggttcatcaggaagaatatatatatatatatatatatatatatatgattatatatatatttttataaatatataaaacgttgatttttggggtttattattgaatattattattatatatatatatatatatatatatatatatatatatatatatatctatatatatatatatatatatatatatatatatatatggatgtTGACTTTTTGGTGTCTCGGTTTCCTGTATAGAGATTTCAGAAACAATAatggtttcaaataaaaatgtattgcttaaattttatatacacaaaaacaacaattttgaactaaaaattgaaaagatcGTTTTTTATGATAcgtttgcaattttttaaatagaaaagatTATGAATTTTGAAATCACTATAAAATTCTGGTTCTTTTTAGTCCCAgattgatatacttttgaagaaaaaaatttcattgatataTGGGAGCCAGTGTGTAATCAAGGGTCATGGTGGgtgatctttttcaaaaattaagttatttcaGTTACTTTCAAACCTAAGCTCATCTGTTTTTTATACAGGAAACTGGAGATACCAAAAAGTCGACACTTTTTGGTATCTCCAGtttttctcactttttttttttttttttttttataattcacctccccaaggccgagaaggccactacagataaggaggctacttgtggttataaccctctcaactctataactccgaatcaggaaccttgacgaacaaggccgctgcgtggagaaacaagttcTTTATTTGTTATGCTGTTTTAAATGTAGACCATGCATTTttagaaagtaaaataaatttaaattaatactgAGAAAAGATACATTTATCTTACTGatgtgtattatatttttacttagaGAAGCGGGAATACCAGGTAATCTAGTTGAAGCGACCACTGCTTCTGTTCCAGTTGTTCATAATATTCTAGAACTTAAAGTCAGTGTTGAggtagatttaattaaaaatgtttcgttgttgctttttttattaatattagtttttaataatttaatagtttaaaagcctttaataataaaaattatcactTAACATGATAATGttatgcataaaataatttgtttttgcaattacagatttaaaaaaagttgttaagtttttttatgacatatattttgatttgtatCCTGTCATGTTAATATTGTAATTTTAGTATTGTACTTTTACctattaatatttaacaaaaaataatatattgtaatagGCTCTAAAAGTATAAGGATATAATCtatattagataaataacttataataaattaaagtaaaatttaggTAACTCGAACCTTCAAAGAACCAAGGAAAACGATTCCACAAAACGAATGTTCGGCTtaacatgaaaattaaaaaaaattcttactttCAAGGGGCTAGAGAGCAGTTCGAGATAATAAAAATTCGATTTAACTGGTGTTCGACTTACCgaaaattaaatgtatataagttacaatataaaaatttcacatAATATAGCCAACAcatgaacaaaataaataaggATATTACTCTATTCTCCCCCTCATCTAGCTTTGTACTTAAACACAACaagaaagatttttgttaagttattaagggtaaaaacatctttatttacaAACCGTGATATGAAGCttacgtttattttttttttctgtgttaataatgttattttgttaaagCACAGTATTAATCGTCTAAGCTAAGAGATTAAAGCATAACTATTTTATGGCTACCTATAATGATTTATTAAggctaatattaaaaaagtaatatataataaatgaggtaagttttatttgaaatgatttccaagttttttttaaatataggaagCTGAAAAGTTGGCCAAGTATGACGAACAGCAGTTATTGCGCGCACGGAAGTTAGTTCTTGTAGTAGATCTTGATATGACACTAATTCATACCACAGTTGAACCTACTCCAAAAAATACGAAGGCAAGTAGATAGTTTGTTATTTAGATTTATCCGTTCTTAATTGCAGTGCTCTGTAACTTGTTGCTAGTAATTCTTTTGATttaggtaatatttttttcctttttactTATACATTGTTGTACTTCAGGATGTGTTTTCTTTCAAGTTGCCTGGTCACCAATACGAGTATCACACAAAATTAAGACCAGGAGCAAGAAAGTTTTTAGAAAGTATCTCGAAGTTTTAtgaattacatatatttacaatggGTTCTCGTTTGTATGCACATACAGTTGCTAAGTGTCTTGATCCAGACGGCAAGTTTTTTGCTCATAGAATACGTTCTCGCGATGAATTTATCAacagtttttcaaagtttcatgATCTCAAGtaatatttatcttatttattttataatgaaaaaataatctatatGCATATTATTCTGAATTTTAAGTTTGTGTTTTATACTTTTCaagtataattttgtttttatagagCTCTATTTCCTTGTGGAGATCACATGGTTTGTATTATTGATGACCGTGAGGATGTTTGGAACTATGCTCCTAATCTTATTACAGTTAAAccgtataagttttttaaaggaGGTGATGATATAAACGACCCCTTTCAAACTCCAGGTCTCTCTGTAAATAGTGAGGTTTGTGAGAAGAAAGTTGCAGATGATAATCAAGTGAAAGATTCTTGtgatgagaaaataaaaactgctAATACTACTGCAGATGAAGATCCTGCTGTTTGTAGTGTTAGTAGtgaaaaaaatgattctaataaaaaaatatctcttaTAGAATCTTCTTCAAACGAAAACACTCTTGATAAAGGTTAGTGCTATCAAACTTCTAAAATCTTGTGAGATATCTCTTCATTTTTGTAAACTAAAGGGGTTTTTTCGTGTCTTTATAAATGGCTAAATTGTTGAATTAGTATTTCTTGACACAGTGATGTTAGTACTTGGCCTTTATCTTACCTTTAGGCTTACCGACAGCAACTTGTAGCTTTTGAGGTTGATGCTTTGTTTTAAGAGTAAATCGTTGCTCATGTCATAATGCTACTTCAGTaatttgttttagtaatttatttttataaacctttgaTTTATTTGGCTGGTTTTGATTAGTTAAGTGATAACGAATTAGTCAACTGAGCAATTTCAGTTTATTAATTAGTTCATATGTATACTAATTTCTTATTTGGTTCTTTgtgtttattattgtttttcctTTACAAAATGTATAAAGGACAATCGGAGATttggttttcaaagttttaatgcTCTAGGGAATAATAAGAAGGTTGCTATGCTGTTTATTTTTGGCATGCTACttgttttttttcctattgATATAtgatgatttatatattttcctgatggtatatataaatgatatattagcttttaaattattttgcacCTTTGTTATGGCTTTAAAAGTAACTTGTAGTTGATTGGTTTGCCCTTAGGCTAATGATCCGCAGCCTTGTTAACATCACTGTTGTTACATTTACTTAAAATGATCTGttgaattttttatcttttattttgccattaatttgctttaaattttagcGAATGGCGTCGAAAATCGTACAGATAATGATGATTACCTATTCTATTTGGATGAAATTCTTGAACGTGTTCACTATTCCTTTTATTCGACGCTTGATGCTGTAAAAGCTAAAGGAGGTGCCGCTTCTAAAGACACGGAAATCACCAAATTTTGTACATTTGGCACTATGAATCCTGACATAAGAGTAATTTTACCTGAGTTAAGAAGACAAACATTAAAGGGTTGTAACATAGTCTTTACAGGCGTCATACCTACTAATTGTCCTTTAGAGAAAAGTAAGGCATGGAAAACTGCTGTCAGTTTAGGTGCTCGGGTTACTTCTGAAGTTGTAGGTAAGGAAGAAGATGGGCTACGTACTACACATGTTGTGGCTGCCAGGCATGGTACTCATAAAGCTCATAAAGCATATAAATCGCCGGATATTAATTTGGTGAACCCGAACTGGCTTTGGTGCAGTAGCGAGCGATGGGAATGGGCGGAAGAAAGTATATTTCCCGTTCCAATTGTAGAAAATGGAACGCCTGGATCGTCTCGACAAGTTACACCTCAGCATAACTCTTTTGAATCGTTTGGAAAAGCTCATAATAAGAAAAAGTTATCTCCATTAGCCGAAGAAGGTTTTGAAATACCAAAAGACAATACAAATTTAGTAAATAGTAACCACCCTCTATCATCTTTATCTAAAACTGATATTGATGAAATGGATAAAGAAGTGAACGAGTTGATGTCAATTGATGACGATAGTAACTCTAGCTGCGCAGAAAATAAATTTGCGTGTTTATCTGATCCGGGAA is a window of Hydra vulgaris chromosome 15, alternate assembly HydraT2T_AEP DNA encoding:
- the LOC100197996 gene encoding RNA polymerase II subunit A C-terminal domain phosphatase isoform X2 is translated as MATRDLVLSCISKSKILKWHVKPNDSVKKDNIIATYVFTEKIPDSSSFIVQRKLKAKFNGKVVDLSVKPNEDVSRGQVVARLIQQDCEHNTLMKDMCCDCGADLRKEAGIPGNLVEATTASVPVVHNILELKVSVEEAEKLAKYDEQQLLRARKLVLVVDLDMTLIHTTVEPTPKNTKDVFSFKLPGHQYEYHTKLRPGARKFLESISKFYELHIFTMGSRLYAHTVAKCLDPDGKFFAHRIRSRDEFINSFSKFHDLKALFPCGDHMVCIIDDREDVWNYAPNLITVKPYKFFKGGDDINDPFQTPGLSVNSEVCEKKVADDNQVKDSCDEKIKTANTTADEDPAVCSVSSEKNDSNKKISLIESSSNENTLDKANGVENRTDNDDYLFYLDEILERVHYSFYSTLDAVKAKGGAASKDTEITKFCTFGTMNPDIRVILPELRRQTLKGCNIVFTGVIPTNCPLEKSKAWKTAVSLGARVTSEVVGKEEDGLRTTHVVAARHGTHKAHKAYKSPDINLVNPNWLWCSSERWEWAEESIFPVPIVENGTPGSSRQVTPQHNSFESFGKAHNKKKLSPLAEEGFEIPKDNTNLVNSNHPLSSLSKTDIDEMDKEVNELMSIDDDSNSSCAENKFACLSDPGKRKRPVNDDLNLTYLSKKLLKSVGDNDGEDEDITDHSSSNEDDYSSSSSSSSSDSDSSSENGDQLRTLLDADMVEC